ACTTAAGTGACTAGCTTTTTTAGCTTTTAAATATATTAGTGGTTTCAACAACGATTTTATTTTGAAATATCAAACAGGTAGGTTAATCTAGCCGATAGAGTGCTGTTTGAAGATTTTTCGAAGTTATTGATATTTGCTTTATTGTTGGTATAGAAGTCAGACAGACCAAGATAATAACGTCCTTCTAATAAGAAATTGCCAACTCCTGTCTTTATTTCAAATCCGGCTCCTCCCACAAGTCCGTAATCAAATCGATTGTCAGCCATCTTGCCATACTGGTAGTTTATACCGTTAGGACGTTTACTGGCATCCCAGTCAGAGCTGTAATGTTCCTTTTCGTTCAGCAAAAAAGCAATTTGAGGGCCGGCGTTGACAAAGAATTGAGTTCCTTTCTCTTTTCCAAAAGCCAGATGAGCCAGGAATGGCACTTCCAGATAATTCATCGTGCGGCTGTATGTGTTTGCATTATCTTCAATCTTCTCTTCCCAGCCTCTTTGAGAGTAATTCAGTTCCAATTGAACTCCGCAAATCATGGCGAAATATTTTTCGGAGATATAACGTGCAGTTACCCCCCCTGTATAAGCCATATATCCTTTTTGTTTGATATTGGGTAAAAAAGATACCTGATTGTTATTAACTCCACCGTTAAAACCGAATGAGAGGTTGTTTTTCTGTTCTCCAAGCTGTGCCGCAGCGGGAATTGATATCCCTAATAGCAATAGAATTAAAAAGTATTTATTCATAAGTTATTCAAAATCGTATTTAATCAGTTCATAGTTCTTCGAGAAATTAACGAAGAACACTTTTTTATTGATGAATCCGCCCCAGTTGTTTGCCCTTTCAAATCTGAATCCAGTCTGAATTGGACGAACCCCATTCATCTGTGAGAAATCTCGTTCAAAATCAGTTCCGTATATAGACAATGCTTTCAGGAAGAAGTATCCCATATCAAAACCCAACATGCCATATTTAGGATAAGTATTAATCATATCTTTACTGTACCATTTGCGGTAGGATGAGATAAATTTAACAGCTTCCGGCAATAGGTTGTTGGTATAAAATGATGAATAAAAATAAGTGTTCAGTTCATAAAAGCTTGCTAGGTGGTCTTTTGTATAGGTTTGCCATTCTGGATAACCAAACAGGTGAATGTTGAAGTTCGGGTTATCCTTAACCAACTTCTGTAATTGAGGAAGACACTTAATCAGTGTTGTATTTGAACCTGAAGTTGGTATAAATATATTCTCTTTGGAGCTGCTTAATGCTGTTTTAAAAAGAGTTGCATCTCCAGTTGCTTTAACTGTTTTAAAAGAGAAATTCTGAGTCATCAGTTCGTGCTGAAAACCTTTGATAAATTCTTTCTTCTCACCGTCGCTATCATCGGCATCCAGAAATATTACATTTGGAGATGGGAACTTCCGCAGGAAATGTTCGTACACTTCCGAGTACAAATAAGACTGAGGGGTGTTAATCTGGAATACATAGGGGTTGTTGAATACCTGATTATCCTTTGAACTGAATGGAATTACCAGTCTTATCTTATTTTTCTTTGCAAAGCTAGCTAAAGGCTTTATATGATTGCTGTGCATGGGGCCAAAAATGATGTTCATTCTTTTTAGCTCATCTTTTTCCAGAATTGTGTTAATGTTTGCATTCGCATCTCCGGAATCATAAACGTACAGGTCAATGGATGCACCACTCTCTTTTAAACTATCTACAGCCATCAGGAATCCTTCGTAATATTCAACCATTCGAGCCGATTCGGCCTTGCCGCCACCATCAAGCATAAATGGCAGTATGATTGCCGCCTTGATAGTCGAGAGCTTTTCGCCTTTTGATTTTTGTACAGTGAACAATTCATTATCATTCGGAATCACTTTCTGTTCTTTCTTTTCTTCAATAGGGGCAGGGTAAGGGATGCATATCAAATTTCCTTTTTTTATTCCATCTTTTAGTTCCGGATTGGCAGCAATCAACTCTTTTTGAGTAATATTATACATCTGGCAAATGCTGAAAATAGTCTCCTTGCTTTTAACTTTGTGCATCTCCTTGCATTTGGATGTAACTGCAGGACGTACACTTGTTTGAGTAACTGACGCAGGCGCGTTTGCATTCTTCTGCTCATTTAGAGAGCTGCCTGCAGGAATGATGATTACCTGTCCGGATTTGAAATTTTCAGGACTCAATCCTGGATTGAGGTCACATATATCTTGTGAGGAGACTTTATATTTTACTGTAAGGCTATAAAGTGTTTCTCCTGGTTGTATTGTATGAAACTGCTGTGTCTGTTTTTTTGATTTATTCTGCGGAATCCTCAATTTTTGTCCGACAAATATTTTTTCATCACATCCGGGATTCAGTTTGATAATGTCAACTGTGCTTACATTGTATGTACTTGCTATGGAATAAAGACTTTGTCCTTTTTCTATTGTATGGAGAAAATATGTATTACTTTCCTGAGCGTAGGCTGTAAAAAAAGAAAGCCCTGAAAATAACAGTGCAATGTACAATGACTTCAATGACTTCATGAATTTTAATATCATTAATATTTTGTATTCTGGAACGAGAAGCAAAGGTACAAAAAACTGCAATATTCACATTATATAATGAGTTAAGAAAATAATATTCCTTTTTTTAAATAAATAATTCGGCAGGAAACATTAATTTTGCAAATATCCCGTTAAGTGTATATAGGCACTTAAAGAGAACAGATATGATTAATTTTATGAACTCAAGAGATAACAGAATTAAAAATATTTTTGTAGAAAAAAGCAGTCGTCTGATACTACTTTGTCTGTCGATGTTTTTACTTGTTTTTCCGGCTAAGATGTTGGCTCAGACGATTGATGCAAATCCTGCAGCACGGCAACTTTCCGAAAATGGTAAACCGACTGAAGGAAACCTTATTTATCCCGGCGAACAATTTACAGGAGCCGCACCAATGGAGGTGGAATTTACTTCCAATGTGAAAGATCCTTCATCAACTTTACGGTATGAATGGAAGTTTTCTGATAAACCGGATTTTTCTTCTGTTCTTTTAAGTCGGTTTGACGAGAATGTTACCTATACTTTCACAACTTCGGGTACAACTTACATAAAGCTTTTTATAACTGACACAGCAGCAGATTTGACTTATGAATCGGACCCTTTTTCTGTAGTAATCAGTGAATCTGAACTGAAGGTTCCGAATGCATTCTCGCCAAACAACGACGGAGTGAACGATATTTTTAAGGTAAAACATAAATCGCTGATTAAGTTTAATGCGGTTGTCTTTAATCGCTGGGGACAAGAACTCTTCAAATGGAACAACCCTGACGAAGGATGGGATGGTACTTCTCATGGAAAAGCTGTGAAGGATGGAGTATATTTTATCGTTGTTCAGGCTGTTGGTTCAGATGGAATTAAGTATAATCACAAAGGAGATATAAATATTCTTCGTGGTTTCACCGGTTCAAAGACCAGTGGAGCAACAGGAGAATAAAATATAAAATATGGTTGAAGAAACAGATCAGGTTAAAGTGTACGGTGCCAGGGTACACAATTTAAAAAATATAGATGTAAATATACCACGTAACAGTCTTACTGTTATTACCGGTTTAAGCGGTAGTGGCAAGTCTTCTTTGGCATTTGATACTATTTTTGCCGAAGGACAAAGGAGATATATCGAGACATTTTCTACATATGCCCGCAATTTTTTAGGTAATATGGAACGTCCGGATGTAGATAAAATCACCGGATTGAGCCCAGTTATCTCAATAGAACAAAAAACGACCAATAAGAATCCCCGTTCTACGGTAGGAACTACAACGGAAGTTTACGATTACCTTCGTTTGCTTTATGCAAGGGCGGGAGAGGCTTACTCTTATCTGTCGGGAGAGAAAATGGTGAAATATACCGAAGAGAAGATTCTTGAAATGATTCTGCACGATTATAAAGGTAAGAAAATATATCTGCTGGCACCTCTTGTTAAGGCCAGAAAAGGACATTATAAAGAACTTTTCGAACAGATTCGGAAAAAAGGCTATCTATCTGTACGTGTTGATGGAGATATCCGTGAAATTATGCACGGCATGAAACTGGATCGGTATAAGAATCACGATATAGAAGTGGTAATCGATAAGCTTATTGTAAGCGAGAAAGATTATAAGCGCCTTAAAGATAGCGTTGCAGTTGCTATGCTTCAGGGAGAAGGACTGGTAATGATTCTTGATGCCCAGACACAGAGTGTACGTCATTACAGTAAGAAACTGATGTGTCCTGTCACCGGATTATCCTATCGTGATCCTGCTCCGCATAATTTTTCCTTTAACTCGCCACAGGGAGCCTGTCCCAAATGCAAAGGGTTAGGAGCTATTAACATGATAGATACTGATAAGATTATCCCGAATCGTGACCTTTCCATCTATGAAGGGGGGATAGTCCCGTTGGGCAAACATCGAAATGCGTTAATCTTTTGGCAGATTACTGCCATCTTAAACCGTCATGATGCAAAACTGAAGACACCAATCAAAGATCTTCCTGAAGATTGCATTGAAGAAATTCTGTATGGGTCGGAAGAAAGAATCAAAATTGACAGGAGTCTGATGGGGCTCTCTTCGGATTACTTTATGGAGTTCGAAGGAGTAATAAAATATATACTGATGCTTCAGGAGAAAGATTCTTCTGCCACTGCACAAAAATGGGCTGAACAGTTTTCGGTTACAACGGTTTGCCCCGAATGTAAGGGAGCCAGACTAAACCAAGAAGCACTTCATTTCCGCATTCACGATAAGAATATCGACGAGCTTTCATCTATGGATATTTCCGAACTCTACGAATGGCTCATGAATGTGGATCAATATTTAAGTGAGAAACAAAATAAAATAGCATTTGAAATACTGAAAGAGATACGTACCCGACTGAAGTTTCTGCTTGATGTTGGGTTGGAATATCTTTCCCTCAAACGCTCATCGGCTACGCTTTCTGGTGGGGAGAGTCAACGTATTCGTCTGGCAACTCAAATCGGCTCTCAGCTGGTGAATGTATTGTATATTCTTGATGAACCTAGTATCGGGTTACATCAACGGGATAATATCCGATTGATTAATTCTTTGAAAACATTACGTGATTCGGGCAATTCTGTTATTGTTGTTGAGCATGACAGAGACATGATGATGGCAGCCGATTATATTGTTGATATGGGTCCAAAAGCTGGTCGTTATGGTGGGGAAGTGGTTTTTGCCGGTACTCCTCAAGAGATGATAAAGACCGAGACATTAACCTCGCAATACCTGAATGGAAAGAAGAAAATTGAAATTCCGGCCAAAAGAAGAAAAGGTAATGGAATGGTGCTTACCCTGAAAGGTGCACGCGGGAATAACCTGAAAGGAGTGACCGTTGATTTCCCTTTAGGAAAGCTAATCTGTGTAACAGGGGTGTCTGGTAGCGGAAAGTCATCGCTGATTAATAACACATTGCAGCCTATTCTTTCGCAGAAATTCTATCATTCATTGCAGGATCCGTTACCTTACGAGTCAATTGAAGGCATTGAACATATTGATAAAATTGTAAATGTAGATCAGTCCCCGCTGGGTAAAACTCCACGTTCCAACCCGGCTACCTACACTGGTGTCTTTTCGGATATCCGATCTCTTTTTGTTGGACTCCCAGAAGCAAAGATTAGAGGGTATAAAGCTGGTCGTTTCTCTTTTAATGTTTCCGGTGGAAGATGTGAAGCTTGCTCTGGCAACGGATATAAAACAATCGAGATGAATTTCCTACCCGATGTCTATGTGCCTTGTGAGGTGTGTCATGGCAAACGCTACAACCGTGAAACACTGGAAGTTCGTTTTAAGGGAAAATCCATTGCCGATGTGCTGGATATGACAATTAATCGAGCTGTGGAATTCTTTGAGAATGTTCCGCAGATATTAAATAAAATCAAAGTGTTGCAAGAGGTTGGTCTGGGATATATCAGGCTTGGCCAACCTTCAACCACGCTATCCGGAGGAGAAAGCCAGCGTGTTAAGCTGGCAACGGAACTTGCTAAACGCGATACCGGTAAGACTCTTTATATTCTTGACGAACCTACAACCGGACTTCATTTCGAGGATATCCGGGTATTGATGGGAGTGCTTAATAAACTTGTAGACAAAGGAAATACAGTCATCGTCATCGAACATAATCTCGATGTGATCAAGATGGCCGATTATATTATTGACATGGGACCCGAAGGAGGAAAGGGTGGAGGAGAGCTTCTTTGTTGCGGCACTCCCGAAGAGGTGGCACAAAGTGCAAAGGGGTATACTCCTAAGTACTTAAAAATGGAGCTGGAAAGATGAAAATAAATAAGACCAATGCAGTGCGTTTACTCGACAAAGCTAAGATTGACTATGAATTGATTCCTTACGAAGTGGACGAAAGCGATCTAAGTGCCGTCCATGTAGCTACGGAATTAGGAGAAGACGTAAATCAGGTGTTCAAAACCCTGTTGTTAAAGGGTGACAAAACTGGCTACTTTGTCTGTATTGTTCCAGGTGATAAAGAGGTTAATCTGAAACTGGCAGCAAAAGTGTCTGGCAATAAAAGTTGTGACATGATACCTATGAAGGAGCTGCTTCCGGTTACTGGCTATATTCGTGGTGCCTGTTCACCGATAGGAATGAAAAAGCATTTTCAAACCTTTATTCATTATACCTGTGAAACATTTCCATACATATATGTAAGTGCAGGTCAGCGTGGCCTTCAAATAAAAATCAATCCTCAGGATTTAATCAAAGAGGTGAGGGCTGAAGTCTGTATCTTATTTACACAAGAGGAATAAACAAAATTATTAATCAAAATAAATACCAATTAAACTACGATGAAAAAACTACTTTTATTAGTGGCCGTTCTTTGCATGCAAAGCAATGTCATGGAACTGAATGCACAAACAGTGAAAAGCGCACAGAAGAAGAATAAAGTAACAGAAAAGAAGGTGAAGGGTGATACTCCCAAAATGGCACCTACCGTATCTCTGAATAATCAACTGGATTCAATTGCTTATACAATAGGTATGGCTCAGACACAAGGACTGAAAAATTATCTGGTCAACAATCTGAAGATGGATACGGCATACATCAACGAATTTATCAAAGGATTAAATGAAGGAGTTAAGAAGTTAGACAAGAAGCAAGAGGCTTTACAGGCAGGAGTTCAGATTGGTCAGCAGATCAAGAAACAAATGATTGTCGAGCTTAATAAAGAAATTTTTGGTGCAGACTCAACAAAGACAATCAGTGTTGACCACTTTATGGCGGGATTTATTGCCGGGACATTGGAAAAAGACCAAAAGATGACAATGGAACAGGCTCAGGAGTATGCCCGAACAAATATGGAAGCACTTAAAAACAAATCTACAGAACAAACATACGGTGCAAATAAGGAAGCAGGAGCTAAATTCCTTGCAGAGAATAAACTGAAAGAAGGAGTGGTTACCACTGCAAGCGGTTTGCAATATAAGGTCATTACAAAAGGCTCAGGTGAAATACCTACTGCAGAAAGTAAAGTAAAAGTTCACTATAAAGGAACTACAATTGATGGTGCAGAGTTTGACAGCTCTTATAAAAGAAACGAACCGGCAACATTTGAAGCTGGTCAGGTAATTAAAGGATGGACAGAGGCACTCACTATGATGCCTGTAGGTTCAAAATGGATTCTTTATATCCCTCAGGAATTGGGTTATGGTTCAAGAGAAGCTGGCCCTATCAAACCATTCTCCACATTAATTTTCGAGGTTGAACTATTGAGCATTGAAAAGTAAAGAATATTATTAATTAAATAAATTATTATGTTAAAAGGACATCCCAAAGGTTTATTTGTTCTTGCCCTTGCAAACATGGGTGAGCGGTTTGGTTATTACACCATGCTAGCTATTTTTGTGCTCTTTATCCAGGCTAAATTCGGTTTTGATAAAGATGCATCCAGTGTTATTTTTTCCAGTTTCTTGGCTTTGGTTTATTTCCTCCCCTTGTTTGGAGGTGTTTTAGCCGACCGTTTCCTGGGATATGGAAAAACAATTATTCTCGGAGTACTTATCATGTTTGCCGGCTACTTACTGCTGGCCATTCCTACCGGAGTTGACACTGTAGCTAAAGTAATGATGTTTGGTGCCCTGGGACTGATTGCCATTGGTACTGGCTGTTTCAAAGGTAACTTGCAGGCGTTGGTTGGTAATCTGTACGACGATCCAAAATACAACTCCAAGCGCGATATGGCTTTCAGTATTTTCTATATGTGTATCAATATCGGTGCATTCTTTGCTCCATCGGCAGCAGGTGCGGTTTATAACTTCTTCCTGAAAAAAGCAGGTCTGTTCTACGAGGCTAAGATTCCTGCCTTGGCGCATCAATTTGCTAATGGTACTATTACTCCGGAAGGGTTGGAAGGTTTCAAGAAGCTTGCAGAAGCACAACATGCAGGCGCTAGTGCCGATCTTGCAGCATTTGGAGCTAATTATATACAAAAACTGTCCGAAGGATATAACTATGGTTTTGCTGTAGCTTGTATTTCTTTGATGTTCTCCCTGTTTATTTTCCTTGCTTTTCGCAAGTATTACAAGAGTGCTGATGTTACTGCACGAGAACAGGCAAAAGCTGATAAAGCTTCAGGAAACGCTTCTCAGGTTGAGGAACTTTCTCCTGCTGAAACTAAACAACGTATTGTTGCCTTGTGCTTGGTATTTGCAGTTGTAATCTTCTTCTGGATGGCTTTCCACCAGAATGGTTTGACACTGACCTGGTTTGCCCGTGATTATACTCAGAGTGCCGTTACCGGTCTTAGTCGTATCGGATTCGGATTGCCAACTATGGTGATGATGATCATCGCTTTCTATGGTATCTTGGGTTTTGCTCAGGCAAAGAAAATGGGTGCAAAGATTGCAAGCAGTATTGCTTTTGTGATAGGAGTCGCTGGTGCATATGCTTATTATACAGGCATGCCCGAAGTAATTAATATCACTCCTGAAATCTTCCAGCAGTTCAATCCTTTCTTCATCATCATTCTTACTCCGGTTGCGGTAGGTTTGTTCGCTATGCTAAACAGCAAAGGTAAAGAACCCTCGGCTCCTCGTAAGATCGGAATCGGTATGTTTATCGCCGCTATGGGTTTTATTATAATGTCGGCAGGTTCATTCGGATTACCTACTCCTGATGCTATTGCTGGAACCGGCGGCGTAAGCGATACTTTGGTTTCTACCAACTTATTGATTAGCACCTACTTCACCTTGACCATTGCCGAATTGTTCCTCAGCCCAATGGGATTGAGTTTCGTTTCGCGTGTTGCTCCTCCAAAATATAAAGGGTTGATGCAAGGTGGTTGGTTGGCTGCAACTGCGGTTGGTAACTACTGTGTATCAATTATTGGTATGTTGTGGGGCTTGCAGTTGTGGATGCTTTGGGGAATTCTGGTAGTGCTTTGCGTGTTGTCAGGTCTCTTCATTTTCTCTATCATGAAGAAGCTGGAAGCTGTAGCCAAGTAGGCAGAGACTTATAAAATTGATTTAAATATAATAAGAGGGTGAATCATTATTGGTGATTTATCCTCTTATTTTTATTTTCAAATCTATCCCGAAGGCTGATTTAAATATTTAATTCCTGAACTAACAATTCCTGTTTGATTGTTTATCTTTTCTCATCTTGAACCGTAATTGCCAGTTTGTAATCTTTTCTTGTACTATCAATAAATGTAGAAACAGGATTTAATGCAAAGAAAATCTTTTTGTTAGTTAATTTTTATATGCACTTCTCGATTATATAAAATATATCTATAAATTTGTAGCAGGAAATAATTTAAAATACAATAATAAGTCTATAAATATGGCCTTAATCAAATGTCCCGAATGTGGTGAATCGGTTTCAGACAAAGCTGCTGCATGTCCTCATTGTGGTATTGCAATATCCGGTAACATTATAAAATGTCCCGAGTGCGGAGAATACGTTTTTGCTGATCTGACTTCATGCCCCAAATGTGCTTTCCCGTTAAAGGATGAAAACAATGTAGAGAATGAAGATACTGTTACCTTAAATTTATACGATAAAAAGAAAGATGAGCCGAAATCAGGAATAACTCTTGTTGAAGTTGAAAAGTTATTTGAAAACAAACAATACATTCCGGCTTTCGAAAAGATAAACGCAGTCCTATCTGTCACACCTTATAATGAAGAATATCTGAAGCTTAAGACTGCAATTATTTACGGCCTTTGCAATAGTTCTTTAGACAAGGCAAGCGAATTGCTCCAGCAAAAGAAATATACGGAGGCTTTGTCTGAAGTACACTCCGCACTGCGTTATGCTCCACATAGTAATGAGCTGAAAATTATGGCTGATGAAATAAACAGAGCCAAATCAAGGAGGCGTATCAAAATTACAACTATTGTAGTTGTATTAGTTGTGGCAGCTATATCAGGAATTGCATTTAGTGCCTATAATTACAATTTGAAGTCAAATGAAGAGGAAGCATGGTCAGTGGCAAAAGACTCGGCAACTGTTACCAGTTTGCAACGTTATATGGAAGATTATCCTGGTGGCGAACATGCTTTCGAAGCAGAGAAAATGCTTATGCAGTTGAAACAAGCAGACACAGATTACTGGGAGAACATAAAACAATCGGGTGATGTGGCAAAGTTTGAAGAATACAAATCAAAATTCCCTCAGGGACAATACCTGGCTCAGGCTAATAGCAGCATCGATTCGCTGGATTGGATAAAGGCATCTCGGATAAATACGTCTGAAGCCTACGCTTCGTACTTGTCAGCTCACCCACAAGGATTTTATTCAAGCGAAGCTCTTTCTGCACAGAATAAAATTGCCAGTATGGCACCGAGTGAAGAAGATATTGAAGTTATGAAGAGTTATTTTTCCAATTATTACACTGCTGTTGTTGATAAAGATGACGACGCATTACTAGAATTCTTCGAGCCGGTTACACG
The Bacteroides sedimenti genome window above contains:
- the uvrA gene encoding excinuclease ABC subunit UvrA → MVEETDQVKVYGARVHNLKNIDVNIPRNSLTVITGLSGSGKSSLAFDTIFAEGQRRYIETFSTYARNFLGNMERPDVDKITGLSPVISIEQKTTNKNPRSTVGTTTEVYDYLRLLYARAGEAYSYLSGEKMVKYTEEKILEMILHDYKGKKIYLLAPLVKARKGHYKELFEQIRKKGYLSVRVDGDIREIMHGMKLDRYKNHDIEVVIDKLIVSEKDYKRLKDSVAVAMLQGEGLVMILDAQTQSVRHYSKKLMCPVTGLSYRDPAPHNFSFNSPQGACPKCKGLGAINMIDTDKIIPNRDLSIYEGGIVPLGKHRNALIFWQITAILNRHDAKLKTPIKDLPEDCIEEILYGSEERIKIDRSLMGLSSDYFMEFEGVIKYILMLQEKDSSATAQKWAEQFSVTTVCPECKGARLNQEALHFRIHDKNIDELSSMDISELYEWLMNVDQYLSEKQNKIAFEILKEIRTRLKFLLDVGLEYLSLKRSSATLSGGESQRIRLATQIGSQLVNVLYILDEPSIGLHQRDNIRLINSLKTLRDSGNSVIVVEHDRDMMMAADYIVDMGPKAGRYGGEVVFAGTPQEMIKTETLTSQYLNGKKKIEIPAKRRKGNGMVLTLKGARGNNLKGVTVDFPLGKLICVTGVSGSGKSSLINNTLQPILSQKFYHSLQDPLPYESIEGIEHIDKIVNVDQSPLGKTPRSNPATYTGVFSDIRSLFVGLPEAKIRGYKAGRFSFNVSGGRCEACSGNGYKTIEMNFLPDVYVPCEVCHGKRYNRETLEVRFKGKSIADVLDMTINRAVEFFENVPQILNKIKVLQEVGLGYIRLGQPSTTLSGGESQRVKLATELAKRDTGKTLYILDEPTTGLHFEDIRVLMGVLNKLVDKGNTVIVIEHNLDVIKMADYIIDMGPEGGKGGGELLCCGTPEEVAQSAKGYTPKYLKMELER
- a CDS encoding peptide MFS transporter is translated as MLKGHPKGLFVLALANMGERFGYYTMLAIFVLFIQAKFGFDKDASSVIFSSFLALVYFLPLFGGVLADRFLGYGKTIILGVLIMFAGYLLLAIPTGVDTVAKVMMFGALGLIAIGTGCFKGNLQALVGNLYDDPKYNSKRDMAFSIFYMCINIGAFFAPSAAGAVYNFFLKKAGLFYEAKIPALAHQFANGTITPEGLEGFKKLAEAQHAGASADLAAFGANYIQKLSEGYNYGFAVACISLMFSLFIFLAFRKYYKSADVTAREQAKADKASGNASQVEELSPAETKQRIVALCLVFAVVIFFWMAFHQNGLTLTWFARDYTQSAVTGLSRIGFGLPTMVMMIIAFYGILGFAQAKKMGAKIASSIAFVIGVAGAYAYYTGMPEVINITPEIFQQFNPFFIIILTPVAVGLFAMLNSKGKEPSAPRKIGIGMFIAAMGFIIMSAGSFGLPTPDAIAGTGGVSDTLVSTNLLISTYFTLTIAELFLSPMGLSFVSRVAPPKYKGLMQGGWLAATAVGNYCVSIIGMLWGLQLWMLWGILVVLCVLSGLFIFSIMKKLEAVAK
- a CDS encoding zinc ribbon domain-containing protein, with translation MALIKCPECGESVSDKAAACPHCGIAISGNIIKCPECGEYVFADLTSCPKCAFPLKDENNVENEDTVTLNLYDKKKDEPKSGITLVEVEKLFENKQYIPAFEKINAVLSVTPYNEEYLKLKTAIIYGLCNSSLDKASELLQQKKYTEALSEVHSALRYAPHSNELKIMADEINRAKSRRRIKITTIVVVLVVAAISGIAFSAYNYNLKSNEEEAWSVAKDSATVTSLQRYMEDYPGGEHAFEAEKMLMQLKQADTDYWENIKQSGDVAKFEEYKSKFPQGQYLAQANSSIDSLDWIKASRINTSEAYASYLSAHPQGFYSSEALSAQNKIASMAPSEEDIEVMKSYFSNYYTAVVDKDDDALLEFFEPVTRQYYGLANAKKGDILSNLKKMHSKDNRELNIKINDDDFKVTKDENENYNVSFTIDVNYGQDDATTGTTTAMAVNAVVNSNKKIVSITSKKQN
- a CDS encoding porin family protein, translated to MNKYFLILLLLGISIPAAAQLGEQKNNLSFGFNGGVNNNQVSFLPNIKQKGYMAYTGGVTARYISEKYFAMICGVQLELNYSQRGWEEKIEDNANTYSRTMNYLEVPFLAHLAFGKEKGTQFFVNAGPQIAFLLNEKEHYSSDWDASKRPNGINYQYGKMADNRFDYGLVGGAGFEIKTGVGNFLLEGRYYLGLSDFYTNNKANINNFEKSSNSTLSARLTYLFDISK
- a CDS encoding amino acid ABC transporter substrate-binding protein, giving the protein MKSLKSLYIALLFSGLSFFTAYAQESNTYFLHTIEKGQSLYSIASTYNVSTVDIIKLNPGCDEKIFVGQKLRIPQNKSKKQTQQFHTIQPGETLYSLTVKYKVSSQDICDLNPGLSPENFKSGQVIIIPAGSSLNEQKNANAPASVTQTSVRPAVTSKCKEMHKVKSKETIFSICQMYNITQKELIAANPELKDGIKKGNLICIPYPAPIEEKKEQKVIPNDNELFTVQKSKGEKLSTIKAAIILPFMLDGGGKAESARMVEYYEGFLMAVDSLKESGASIDLYVYDSGDANANINTILEKDELKRMNIIFGPMHSNHIKPLASFAKKNKIRLVIPFSSKDNQVFNNPYVFQINTPQSYLYSEVYEHFLRKFPSPNVIFLDADDSDGEKKEFIKGFQHELMTQNFSFKTVKATGDATLFKTALSSSKENIFIPTSGSNTTLIKCLPQLQKLVKDNPNFNIHLFGYPEWQTYTKDHLASFYELNTYFYSSFYTNNLLPEAVKFISSYRKWYSKDMINTYPKYGMLGFDMGYFFLKALSIYGTDFERDFSQMNGVRPIQTGFRFERANNWGGFINKKVFFVNFSKNYELIKYDFE
- a CDS encoding gliding motility-associated C-terminal domain-containing protein; this encodes MINFMNSRDNRIKNIFVEKSSRLILLCLSMFLLVFPAKMLAQTIDANPAARQLSENGKPTEGNLIYPGEQFTGAAPMEVEFTSNVKDPSSTLRYEWKFSDKPDFSSVLLSRFDENVTYTFTTSGTTYIKLFITDTAADLTYESDPFSVVISESELKVPNAFSPNNDGVNDIFKVKHKSLIKFNAVVFNRWGQELFKWNNPDEGWDGTSHGKAVKDGVYFIVVQAVGSDGIKYNHKGDINILRGFTGSKTSGATGE
- a CDS encoding FKBP-type peptidyl-prolyl cis-trans isomerase; translation: MAPTVSLNNQLDSIAYTIGMAQTQGLKNYLVNNLKMDTAYINEFIKGLNEGVKKLDKKQEALQAGVQIGQQIKKQMIVELNKEIFGADSTKTISVDHFMAGFIAGTLEKDQKMTMEQAQEYARTNMEALKNKSTEQTYGANKEAGAKFLAENKLKEGVVTTASGLQYKVITKGSGEIPTAESKVKVHYKGTTIDGAEFDSSYKRNEPATFEAGQVIKGWTEALTMMPVGSKWILYIPQELGYGSREAGPIKPFSTLIFEVELLSIEK
- the ybaK gene encoding Cys-tRNA(Pro) deacylase, with the translated sequence MKINKTNAVRLLDKAKIDYELIPYEVDESDLSAVHVATELGEDVNQVFKTLLLKGDKTGYFVCIVPGDKEVNLKLAAKVSGNKSCDMIPMKELLPVTGYIRGACSPIGMKKHFQTFIHYTCETFPYIYVSAGQRGLQIKINPQDLIKEVRAEVCILFTQEE